In Pseudoalteromonas translucida KMM 520, the following are encoded in one genomic region:
- a CDS encoding tyrosine-type recombinase/integrase, with translation MATSVLNSIKPCEVTINSRDLCMAEFNANKPPYNDESMEELASLATIILSQEKGRRLSKYQLKDQIRIVFQHDGIIKFFTHFKKVHGIKNTKIGDSNNMSFSAAKLKAAEIYKKNTSNYTFEFVVSKQIENLQAINKYSPSKLAETTVTTYTSYLNAIQNAFGKNTLFQTITPEIIEATLDQLLTEKSGPHVAKLCEQMKKLWVFAKNKYNNGDNPFLEVDKNYIYSRTAKPVPCKAYTDISLISQLYINLKTAKNNTLINAVLLMMFTGLRPINICNLRLSYIDDLTNPKFLTFPETTHTARGAMKNQKEFRIQLTPEMKKAIQQELKLNPDKNRTYLFCKVKDDSKPISKESLNRALKYHAPKDMVAAPRDNINIKGSAGAFPTLLRSFLKSHMKEVLTKKIGSSTIAEIESKKMLHHSVSNHDPMSKHYDHSNKIYNTDIKALYKNFSLFEKEVLKEVKIQAKLKNKTAKKSFLKLDCFNKVAAKLKSTTSAYSTIWSNIVQQTQKLKKSRLLQILE, from the coding sequence ATGGCAACATCAGTATTAAATTCAATAAAACCATGTGAGGTCACGATTAACAGTCGTGACCTTTGCATGGCTGAATTTAATGCGAATAAGCCTCCATACAATGACGAGTCAATGGAAGAGCTAGCCAGTCTTGCGACTATTATATTATCGCAGGAAAAAGGAAGAAGACTTTCAAAATATCAGCTTAAAGATCAAATAAGAATTGTATTCCAGCATGATGGTATTATTAAATTTTTTACTCATTTTAAAAAAGTACATGGCATAAAAAACACAAAGATTGGTGATTCTAATAATATGAGTTTTTCAGCAGCAAAATTAAAAGCGGCCGAAATATACAAAAAGAACACCTCTAATTACACATTCGAATTTGTAGTGAGTAAACAAATAGAAAACTTACAGGCGATTAATAAATATAGCCCTAGCAAGTTAGCTGAAACCACAGTAACAACATATACCTCTTACCTTAATGCAATTCAAAATGCATTTGGTAAAAATACGTTATTTCAGACTATTACGCCTGAAATAATAGAAGCAACGCTTGATCAATTACTAACAGAGAAAAGTGGCCCGCATGTGGCTAAGCTATGCGAGCAAATGAAAAAGCTGTGGGTGTTCGCAAAAAATAAATATAATAATGGCGATAATCCATTCCTAGAAGTAGATAAAAATTATATATATTCTCGAACGGCGAAGCCTGTTCCATGCAAGGCATATACTGATATATCTCTAATTTCTCAGCTATACATAAACCTAAAAACAGCTAAAAATAATACATTAATAAATGCGGTACTACTGATGATGTTTACTGGGCTAAGACCCATAAATATTTGCAACCTTCGTCTATCGTATATAGATGATTTAACTAATCCTAAATTTTTAACGTTTCCTGAAACAACTCATACCGCTCGCGGAGCAATGAAAAACCAAAAAGAGTTTAGAATACAACTCACACCCGAGATGAAAAAAGCGATACAACAAGAATTAAAATTAAACCCAGACAAAAACCGCACCTACTTATTTTGCAAGGTTAAAGACGATTCAAAGCCCATCAGTAAAGAGAGTTTAAACCGAGCACTTAAGTATCATGCGCCAAAAGACATGGTAGCGGCCCCGCGAGATAACATAAATATAAAAGGCTCAGCCGGAGCATTTCCAACACTACTTCGCAGCTTCTTAAAGTCACATATGAAAGAAGTGCTAACTAAAAAAATTGGGTCATCAACAATTGCTGAAATTGAGTCTAAAAAAATGCTTCATCACTCTGTTTCAAATCACGATCCGATGAGTAAACATTATGACCACTCGAATAAAATATATAACACTGATATTAAGGCACTTTATAAAAACTTTTCCCTATTTGAGAAGGAAGTACTCAAAGAAGTAAAAATACAGGCTAAGTTAAAAAACAAAACGGCTAAAAAATCATTTTTAAAATTAGATTGTTTTAATAAGGTTGCTGCCAAGTTAAAAAGTACAACAAGTGCTTATTCAACTATCTGGAGTAATATAGTTCAGCAAACCCAAAAGCTTAAAAAGAGCCGCCTTTTGCAAATATTAGAGTAG
- a CDS encoding AAA family ATPase, with protein MSTTSQLKRIVAHFSTELLEEFNIEGLSQDKLFKKALCNISGFSYANSQGLDVDDLIARLEHLAINTMPKMLQKNVHIFCKAFGLPKTLTPLVIFSCCMTLSKPLRELVEYLRDDYASVILEKIAYVLGFDEALLNKQISLVIESGMYSMDMEIFAGEDEFLILPNSIAKSLLEGKLNSESDILSNLVTPCEASELSAADLSHLDLNTLLKATQNATKSGGQSLSILFYGVPGSGKTSLAKYIAQACGSQLLKVQAKGSNLINPTNELDSRSASSELRLEHFNVVSKLVGKRKKTMLLLDECENIFERDLFSKSFSKELLHTYIENHPVVSIWITNHLEELPQSVIRRFNIVYEIPELNKATKEKMIGKYVKGLSVGNSFISKLATQQNLLPAHIAKAVHVARLCGFKAQTARECIEENIQDTLTACGFSAHELTYQAAQKFNPGMVNIESEYASLEQVEEAVIEYSSSRTLLTGPPGTGKTAFVNYLCEKADFKLISVKASDLLSKWVGESEQNIAQLFKQATQEGSAIFIDEADSLLCSREQAKANWEVQTVNELLCHMEQFQLPLFAATNFAKNLDKAVMRRFDFNLNLTYLTSVQAKQLFKDTLGPGVLNKHLMHELFQLTKLTPGDFAIVKRQMKFSKKRMTQERMLSVLQEQNALKEDGKQKIGFVI; from the coding sequence ATGAGCACAACCTCTCAATTAAAACGTATTGTGGCACACTTTTCCACTGAATTATTAGAAGAGTTTAACATAGAAGGGCTTTCGCAAGATAAGCTATTTAAAAAGGCTTTATGTAACATTTCTGGCTTTAGTTATGCTAATTCACAAGGCTTAGATGTTGATGATTTGATAGCCCGATTAGAGCATTTAGCAATAAATACAATGCCTAAAATGCTGCAAAAAAATGTGCATATATTTTGTAAAGCGTTTGGTCTGCCCAAAACGCTTACTCCTTTAGTTATTTTTTCGTGTTGTATGACGCTCAGTAAACCATTACGCGAACTTGTAGAGTACTTACGTGACGATTACGCGAGCGTTATTTTAGAAAAAATAGCTTACGTTCTTGGTTTTGATGAAGCACTACTTAATAAGCAAATTAGTTTGGTTATTGAATCTGGTATGTATTCAATGGATATGGAGATATTTGCAGGGGAAGATGAGTTTTTAATTTTACCAAACTCAATTGCTAAAAGCCTGCTCGAGGGTAAGTTAAATAGTGAAAGTGATATTTTATCTAACTTGGTTACCCCTTGTGAAGCTTCTGAACTTAGCGCTGCTGATTTATCTCACTTAGATTTAAATACTTTGCTTAAAGCTACGCAAAACGCAACAAAGAGCGGCGGGCAATCATTGAGTATTTTATTTTATGGCGTGCCAGGTTCGGGCAAAACTTCATTGGCGAAATATATAGCGCAAGCGTGTGGTTCGCAGTTGCTTAAGGTGCAAGCTAAAGGTAGTAATTTAATAAACCCAACAAACGAGCTCGATAGCCGAAGCGCAAGTTCTGAGCTGCGCTTAGAGCACTTTAATGTGGTAAGTAAGTTGGTAGGTAAGCGTAAAAAAACTATGCTGTTACTGGATGAATGTGAAAACATTTTTGAGCGTGATTTATTTTCAAAAAGCTTTTCAAAAGAGTTACTTCATACCTATATTGAAAATCATCCTGTAGTGAGTATTTGGATCACTAATCATCTAGAAGAGTTACCACAGAGCGTTATTAGGCGATTTAATATTGTTTACGAAATTCCTGAGCTAAACAAAGCAACTAAAGAAAAAATGATTGGCAAATATGTTAAAGGTTTGAGTGTTGGTAACAGTTTTATAAGTAAATTAGCTACTCAACAAAACTTACTGCCAGCTCATATCGCTAAAGCGGTACATGTAGCAAGGTTATGTGGATTTAAAGCACAGACTGCGCGTGAATGCATAGAAGAGAATATTCAAGATACTTTAACTGCATGCGGCTTTTCGGCTCACGAATTAACTTATCAAGCAGCGCAAAAGTTTAATCCTGGAATGGTGAATATAGAGTCTGAGTATGCATCACTCGAACAGGTTGAAGAGGCTGTAATTGAATATTCGAGTTCACGAACTCTACTAACGGGCCCGCCAGGCACCGGTAAAACAGCTTTTGTAAATTACTTATGCGAAAAAGCTGATTTTAAACTTATATCTGTTAAAGCATCTGACTTATTAAGCAAGTGGGTTGGCGAAAGTGAGCAAAATATTGCTCAACTATTTAAGCAAGCTACACAAGAAGGAAGTGCAATATTTATTGATGAGGCAGATAGCTTGCTATGTAGCCGTGAACAAGCGAAGGCTAATTGGGAAGTGCAAACAGTTAATGAATTACTATGCCATATGGAGCAATTTCAACTCCCACTTTTTGCAGCAACTAACTTTGCTAAAAATTTAGATAAAGCGGTAATGAGGCGATTTGATTTTAATTTAAATTTAACCTATTTAACCTCGGTTCAGGCTAAGCAATTATTTAAAGATACATTAGGCCCAGGAGTGTTAAATAAGCACTTAATGCATGAGTTATTCCAGCTTACAAAGCTCACACCTGGTGACTTCGCGATTGTAAAAAGGCAAATGAAGTTTTCAAAAAAGCGAATGACTCAAGAGCGAATGTTATCGGTTTTACAAGAGCAAAACGCTCTAAAAGAAGACGGAAAGCAGAAGATTGGGTTTGTTATTTAG
- a CDS encoding cell division protein FtsZ: MFQLIQQNDGLSIGVFGIGGCGCNTFNSIFEQRESEQAHLFSVNTDKVVLEHTQSDEAVLIGAELTHGYGAGADPKVGLQAAEESKDQLLTLINGCDIILCATGLGGGTGTGASPYIAQLAIEQAKPIIFVATLPFSSEGQFRSNIAQAGLNELKEHANAVITLPNDQLIEVLGNDIGLFDAFKHSNQILHSLIKSLIDMLCYQGLINVDLNDFAKIMDCQGDAVLGVGKCNEESELTAALDSALNNPLVNQVDMSSSTGVIIQVNCKDEISLGSYNLITDTVRQQVSPNALVICGVSKIENLVTNYELLVIATGASSKMILDDTKIESSSKVVATKPKASDIFDIPAFIRNQSAPPSKSSL, translated from the coding sequence ATGTTTCAATTAATTCAGCAAAATGATGGTTTATCGATTGGTGTATTTGGTATTGGTGGGTGTGGCTGTAATACTTTTAACAGTATTTTTGAACAACGCGAGTCTGAGCAGGCGCACTTGTTCAGCGTTAATACCGACAAAGTGGTACTTGAGCATACGCAAAGTGATGAAGCAGTACTTATAGGTGCAGAGCTAACTCATGGATATGGTGCGGGTGCCGACCCTAAAGTTGGGCTGCAAGCGGCAGAAGAGAGTAAAGATCAGCTTTTAACGCTTATTAATGGCTGCGATATAATACTGTGTGCAACAGGGTTGGGTGGTGGAACTGGGACTGGCGCTAGCCCGTATATTGCGCAACTTGCTATTGAGCAAGCCAAACCCATTATATTTGTTGCTACATTGCCATTTAGTAGTGAAGGGCAGTTTAGAAGCAATATAGCGCAAGCAGGTTTAAATGAGCTTAAAGAGCATGCTAATGCTGTTATTACTCTCCCAAATGATCAACTGATAGAAGTCCTTGGTAACGATATCGGCTTATTTGATGCCTTCAAACATAGTAACCAAATACTCCATTCACTGATAAAGTCACTCATCGATATGCTTTGCTATCAAGGCTTAATAAACGTTGATTTAAATGACTTTGCTAAAATTATGGACTGCCAAGGTGATGCTGTACTTGGGGTAGGCAAATGTAATGAAGAAAGCGAGTTAACTGCTGCGCTTGATAGTGCACTTAATAATCCGCTGGTTAATCAAGTTGATATGTCATCAAGTACCGGCGTGATAATACAAGTGAACTGTAAAGATGAAATTTCACTAGGTAGTTATAACCTTATTACAGATACAGTGCGCCAGCAGGTAAGCCCTAATGCGTTAGTTATTTGTGGTGTTTCAAAAATTGAAAACTTAGTAACCAATTATGAGCTACTGGTTATTGCTACGGGCGCGAGTTCAAAAATGATACTTGATGACACTAAAATTGAGTCAAGCTCTAAAGTAGTCGCCACTAAACCAAAAGCATCTGATATTTTTGATATTCCTGCTTTTATAAGAAATCAATCTGCACCACCTAGTAAAAGCTCTTTATAG
- a CDS encoding helix-turn-helix transcriptional regulator: MISHRHLSILELVPIAPSSISILQLQQKLVDRGIVLSTRMLQRDLQSLYEQGCFGLEKDTRSKPYGWSINAQWRGGNSKVMSSEVAEHYLLLEQLLPQSVPSDVKQSVHIKAEQALKRYNGHMPEWLSTLPKPSLKVNVDTQLVEQIEHAIMHKRAVSAELYRVLYDEAHWLKFAELSFYNLVEQGGVLMAQFMVGELHDKCYQMPVYRIRNVHILQKTRREPSTEQLKSLRSAINKGMSQEAIELVVKVPIHSAVNQGFIELGELINKQQIDDKNVLLTYQTIDTEQLVDELFKCAHWLEVIKPEKLRQRITTKLKAAANIYK, translated from the coding sequence ATGATCTCACACCGCCATTTATCAATTTTAGAGCTTGTGCCAATAGCGCCTAGCTCTATCTCGATCCTTCAACTTCAGCAAAAGCTGGTTGATCGCGGTATTGTTTTATCAACCCGCATGCTTCAACGAGATCTTCAATCACTATACGAGCAAGGCTGCTTCGGTCTTGAAAAAGACACGCGCAGTAAACCCTATGGCTGGTCTATCAATGCGCAGTGGAGAGGTGGTAACTCAAAAGTAATGAGCAGCGAAGTGGCAGAGCATTATTTGTTGTTGGAGCAATTACTACCGCAATCTGTACCCAGTGATGTTAAACAGTCGGTACATATTAAAGCAGAGCAGGCGCTTAAACGTTATAATGGCCATATGCCTGAGTGGCTTTCAACCCTGCCAAAACCGTCGTTAAAAGTGAATGTTGATACTCAGTTAGTTGAGCAAATTGAGCATGCGATTATGCATAAGCGTGCAGTGAGCGCTGAGCTTTATAGAGTACTTTATGATGAGGCTCATTGGCTAAAATTTGCGGAGTTAAGTTTTTACAACTTAGTTGAGCAAGGCGGTGTGTTAATGGCTCAGTTTATGGTGGGAGAGCTTCATGACAAGTGTTATCAAATGCCGGTTTACCGCATTCGCAATGTACACATTTTGCAAAAAACACGACGAGAGCCAAGCACTGAGCAATTAAAGTCGTTACGTAGTGCGATTAACAAAGGCATGTCGCAAGAAGCGATCGAGTTAGTTGTAAAAGTACCTATTCATTCGGCGGTTAATCAAGGCTTTATTGAACTTGGTGAGCTGATTAATAAACAACAGATTGATGATAAAAACGTATTACTTACCTATCAAACTATTGATACTGAACAACTAGTCGATGAGCTATTTAAATGTGCCCATTGGCTTGAGGTTATAAAACCTGAAAAGTTGCGGCAAAGAATCACTACAAAGCTTAAAGCGGCCGCTAACATTTATAAATAA